From Acidobacteriota bacterium, one genomic window encodes:
- a CDS encoding TonB-dependent receptor, translating to MRRKLTQLLSALLFLAVVLSPTGVSQPVLAYAGPAVAGGAQEVSGSIKGVVRDQTGAVVAGATVSAKNAQRTYEATTDASGNYTFTNLQPGTYTITATASGFTTYEVSDLNLELGRTLQVNLDLKAGGQDEIVNVTAADAAYVDVTSSKTAVNISEMQIQLLPKTLNFSSVLEVAPGTRSEDKSGGFQIDGASGVENVFVVDGVEVTEITQGRLRGSKNTPLDFVKEVQVKSAGYEAEYGGATGGVVNVITKSGTNEFHGEGRFEYTSDSFRAEDNPTQRLNPLDPRQQTVEYFANPRGKDGTRLINPNFTIGGPVIKDRLWFFLGYAPQYEIQTRRLDRIKPVAAGDTSIQTLNTRLVDYRTKRDYLIARLDFAPSSKINIYSSFQNNPIKTEGPPNLLGFQTTSDTVFLNPRYPFQGGYTPAWQVSGGVTWSLTPNLILSARTGHNYFNDKGGAYDILPNTPLVIINAPCTQPECAGDTRVTGRPVVETNSLTQFDITRRTNFYGDATWVKSFGGQQHIIKGGYQINRLSNKVEFGFSGGRFQYFFGRTFAGQRGEYGYYIADDFARTGDVTSSNQGIFVQDTWQLNKNLTFNLGVRFEKEFLPSFPIRTDFHPDIPADVAQGTGTRPIDFGWGDKVAPRIGAAWDVLGDGKVKVSGSFSIFYDTMKYELPRGSFGGEKFLRTYRKLEQADYRGINLTNQPGDVILGPIDLRFPSNVTLPGSRPTIDPDLKPFKMREFSFAVDYNFSKDWLFSARFTRKDVLRAIEDVGGLDADGNEVYTIGNPGFGATVDFFDPPTPKAVREYTGLELRLDKRFSKNWYANFSYIYSKLYGNYAGLASSDEVTNGLGRTSPNVNRNFDLPALNFDANGDPILGRLATDRPHTFKTFAAYRFDYKGFGKNMSTEIGGSQFIYQGTPITTVVSSTVEGSSGLPLFAFGRADAGRTEVYTQTDLVVSHFINVSERVRFKFSFNVFNLFDERNIVDQFVNILGPGQNVNFATLNEYLSATPDGVKQRISSQNLVLDPRYKQPIGFQDPREARISFGIQF from the coding sequence GTGAGACGAAAGCTGACTCAATTGCTTTCCGCCCTGTTATTTCTGGCCGTTGTCCTGTCTCCGACAGGGGTATCGCAGCCGGTGCTGGCCTATGCCGGACCAGCGGTTGCGGGCGGTGCTCAGGAAGTATCAGGCAGTATCAAAGGGGTTGTTCGGGATCAAACGGGTGCTGTGGTGGCTGGGGCGACGGTCTCCGCCAAAAACGCACAGCGCACGTATGAGGCCACGACCGACGCATCCGGAAATTACACTTTTACCAATCTTCAGCCGGGAACCTATACCATCACGGCGACCGCTTCAGGGTTTACAACCTATGAAGTGAGTGATTTGAACCTCGAACTGGGGCGAACGCTCCAGGTCAACCTGGATCTGAAAGCTGGTGGTCAGGATGAAATCGTGAACGTCACTGCCGCCGACGCGGCCTATGTGGACGTGACTTCATCCAAGACGGCGGTCAACATCAGTGAAATGCAAATTCAGTTGTTGCCCAAAACGCTGAATTTCTCTTCCGTGCTTGAAGTTGCGCCAGGCACTCGAAGTGAAGATAAATCTGGTGGGTTCCAGATTGACGGGGCTTCAGGCGTTGAAAACGTGTTTGTGGTGGATGGTGTCGAAGTGACCGAAATCACCCAGGGCCGCCTGCGTGGCTCAAAGAACACGCCGCTGGACTTTGTCAAAGAAGTTCAGGTCAAGAGCGCCGGGTACGAAGCCGAATACGGCGGTGCGACCGGCGGTGTGGTCAACGTGATTACCAAGAGCGGCACCAACGAATTCCACGGCGAAGGCCGCTTTGAATACACCTCTGATTCATTCCGGGCGGAAGACAACCCAACCCAGCGGTTAAACCCGCTTGATCCGAGACAGCAAACCGTCGAGTATTTTGCCAACCCACGCGGCAAAGACGGCACCCGGCTGATCAACCCGAACTTTACGATTGGCGGACCGGTGATTAAGGACCGTCTGTGGTTCTTCCTGGGCTACGCCCCTCAGTACGAGATTCAGACCCGTCGGCTGGATCGGATTAAACCGGTGGCGGCTGGCGATACTTCGATCCAGACGCTCAACACCCGGCTGGTGGACTATCGCACCAAGCGTGATTATCTGATCGCGCGGCTTGATTTTGCGCCATCAAGCAAAATCAATATTTACAGCAGCTTCCAAAACAACCCGATCAAAACCGAAGGGCCGCCAAACCTGCTGGGCTTCCAGACGACGAGCGATACGGTCTTTTTGAACCCTCGGTACCCATTCCAGGGCGGCTATACGCCAGCCTGGCAAGTATCCGGCGGGGTAACCTGGAGCCTCACGCCAAACCTGATCCTGAGTGCCCGTACGGGTCACAACTATTTCAACGACAAAGGTGGTGCCTACGACATTTTGCCGAACACACCGTTGGTGATTATCAACGCGCCATGCACTCAGCCGGAATGCGCTGGCGACACGCGCGTGACGGGTCGGCCAGTGGTTGAAACCAACAGTTTGACCCAGTTTGATATTACCCGCCGCACCAACTTTTATGGTGATGCGACGTGGGTCAAATCATTCGGCGGTCAACAACACATCATCAAGGGTGGCTATCAGATCAACCGGCTCAGCAACAAAGTTGAATTCGGGTTCTCTGGCGGTCGCTTCCAGTACTTCTTTGGCCGTACCTTTGCTGGTCAGCGAGGGGAATATGGCTATTACATCGCCGATGATTTCGCCCGCACGGGTGATGTGACCAGCAGCAACCAGGGAATTTTCGTGCAGGATACCTGGCAGTTGAACAAAAACCTGACGTTCAACCTGGGTGTCCGGTTTGAAAAAGAATTCCTGCCGTCGTTCCCGATCCGCACGGATTTCCACCCGGATATTCCTGCGGATGTGGCCCAGGGAACTGGAACACGTCCGATTGACTTCGGGTGGGGGGATAAAGTTGCACCGCGTATCGGTGCGGCGTGGGATGTGCTGGGTGATGGAAAGGTCAAAGTTTCCGGAAGCTTCAGCATTTTCTACGACACGATGAAATATGAACTGCCACGCGGTTCATTCGGTGGTGAAAAATTCCTGCGCACCTATCGCAAGCTGGAACAGGCTGACTATCGGGGCATTAACCTGACCAATCAGCCCGGCGATGTCATCCTGGGGCCGATTGACCTGCGCTTCCCGTCCAACGTGACGCTGCCCGGTTCACGACCAACGATTGATCCGGATCTCAAACCGTTCAAAATGCGTGAGTTTTCGTTTGCGGTGGACTACAACTTCTCGAAAGACTGGCTCTTTAGCGCCCGCTTTACCCGCAAGGATGTGCTGCGGGCGATTGAAGACGTCGGCGGTCTCGATGCCGACGGCAATGAAGTCTACACGATTGGAAACCCAGGCTTTGGTGCCACGGTGGATTTCTTTGATCCACCAACCCCGAAAGCCGTGCGTGAATACACCGGTCTTGAACTGCGCCTTGACAAGCGCTTTTCCAAGAACTGGTATGCCAACTTCTCATACATCTACAGCAAGCTGTATGGAAACTATGCCGGTCTGGCCAGCTCAGACGAAGTGACCAATGGACTTGGCCGAACCAGCCCGAACGTCAACCGAAACTTTGACCTCCCGGCGTTGAACTTTGACGCCAATGGCGATCCGATTTTGGGCCGATTGGCGACCGACCGACCACACACATTCAAGACCTTTGCCGCCTATCGCTTTGACTACAAAGGTTTTGGAAAGAACATGTCCACTGAAATCGGTGGTTCGCAGTTCATCTATCAAGGCACACCAATCACCACCGTTGTTTCCTCAACCGTGGAAGGCTCCAGCGGTCTGCCGCTGTTTGCCTTTGGTCGTGCTGATGCTGGACGGACCGAAGTGTACACCCAGACCGATCTGGTGGTGTCACACTTCATCAATGTGAGCGAACGTGTCCGCTTTAAGTTTTCGTTCAACGTGTTCAACCTGTTTGACGAACGCAACATCGTTGACCAATTCGTCAATATTTTGGGACCAGGCCAAAACGTCAACTTTGCGACGTTGAACGAATACCTGTCTGCGACGCCGGATGGTGTGAAACAGCGCATCAGCTCACAGAATCTGGTGCTTGATCCACGCTACAAACAACCGATTGGCTTCCAGGATCCACGCGAAGCGCGTATTTCCTTTGGGATTCAGTTCTAG
- a CDS encoding TonB-dependent receptor, translating to MKRKLIQLLSALFFLAIALSSTGLSQPVLASTGPIIAGGIQEVTGSIKGVVRDQTSAIVAGATLTAKNAQRSYEATTDASGHYTFTNLQPGIYTITATAPGFTTYEVNDLNLELGRTLQVNLDLKAGGQDEIINVTAADAAYVDVTSSKTAVNINEMQIRVLPKTLNFSSVLEVAPGTRSENKSGGFQIDGASGVENVFVVDGVEVTEIIEGSLPTSKNTPLDFVKEVQVKSAGYEAEYGGATGGVVNVVTKSGTNEFHGEGRFEYTSDSFRAEDNPTQRLNPLDPQQQTVEYFANPRGKDGTRLINPTFTLGGPVIKDRLWFFLGYAPQYELQTRRLDLIKPVATGDTAIQTLNTRLVDYRAKRDYLIGRLDFAPSSKINVFTSFQNNPVKTEGPANMLDFQTTSSPVFVNPRYPFQGGYTPAWQVSGGATWSLTPNLIVSARAGHNYFNNKGGSYDILPNTPLVIISSPCTQPECAGDTRVTGRPVVDTNSLTEFDIIRRTNFYGDATWVKSFGGQQHIIKGGYQINRLSNNVEFSASGGVFRYVFDRTFARKRGKYGYYIVDEFATTGNVSSSNQGIFIQDTWQAHKNLTLNLGIRFENEFLPSFPIRTDFHPDIPPDIAQGTSTRPIDFGWGDKIAPRIGAAWDVLGDGTVKVSGSFSIFYDTMKYELPRSSFGGDKFLRTYRKLEQADYRGITLTNQPGDVILGPIDLRFPSNVTLPGSRPTIDPDLKPFKMREFSFAVDYNFSKDWLFSARFTRKDVLRAIEDVGGLDAQGNEVYTIGNPGFGATVDFFDPPTPKAVREYTGLELRLDKRFSKNWYANFSYIYSKLYGNYSGLASSDEVFNGFGRTSPNVNRNFDLPALNFDANGDPILGRLATDRPHTFKTFAAYRFDYKGFGKNMSTEIGGSQFIYQGTPVTTLVSATVEGSTDLPLFAFGRGDAGRTEVFTQTDLVVSHFINVSERVRFKFSFNVFNLFDERNVIDPFVEILGPGQNVNFRTLAEYLSATPDGVRQRISSQNLVLDPRYNQAVGFQNPREARISFGIQF from the coding sequence GTGAAACGAAAGCTGATTCAATTGCTTTCCGCACTGTTCTTTCTGGCGATAGCCCTGTCTTCAACAGGGCTGTCACAGCCAGTATTGGCCTCTACCGGACCCATCATCGCGGGCGGTATTCAGGAAGTAACGGGCAGTATCAAAGGGGTTGTTCGAGATCAAACCAGTGCCATTGTGGCTGGGGCAACCCTTACCGCCAAAAACGCACAGCGTTCCTATGAAGCAACGACTGACGCATCTGGACATTACACCTTTACCAACCTTCAACCAGGGATTTATACCATTACGGCAACCGCCCCAGGTTTTACAACTTATGAAGTGAATGATTTGAACCTCGAACTGGGGCGAACGCTCCAGGTGAACCTGGATCTCAAAGCTGGCGGTCAGGATGAAATCATCAACGTGACAGCGGCTGATGCGGCTTATGTGGACGTGACTTCATCCAAGACAGCCGTCAACATCAATGAAATGCAGATTCGAGTGCTGCCCAAAACCCTGAATTTTTCGTCAGTCCTCGAAGTGGCGCCGGGTACACGGAGCGAAAATAAATCTGGTGGGTTCCAGATTGACGGGGCTTCAGGCGTTGAAAACGTGTTTGTGGTGGACGGCGTGGAAGTAACCGAAATTATTGAAGGGAGTCTGCCGACCTCAAAGAACACGCCGCTGGACTTTGTCAAAGAAGTTCAGGTCAAGAGTGCCGGGTATGAGGCCGAATACGGCGGTGCGACGGGCGGGGTGGTCAATGTGGTCACCAAGAGCGGCACCAACGAATTCCACGGTGAAGGTCGCTTTGAATACACCTCTGATTCATTTCGGGCGGAAGACAACCCAACCCAACGGTTAAACCCGCTTGATCCACAACAGCAAACCGTCGAGTACTTTGCCAACCCGCGTGGTAAGGACGGCACCCGGCTGATCAATCCAACTTTCACGCTCGGTGGACCGGTGATCAAAGACCGGCTGTGGTTTTTCCTGGGTTACGCCCCGCAGTATGAACTCCAAACTCGCCGGCTCGATCTGATCAAGCCGGTGGCGACCGGTGATACTGCCATTCAGACGCTCAACACCCGGTTGGTGGATTATCGCGCCAAACGTGACTATCTCATTGGTCGGCTTGACTTTGCGCCATCAAGCAAAATCAATGTCTTTACCAGTTTCCAAAACAACCCGGTCAAAACCGAAGGACCGGCCAATATGCTGGATTTTCAGACGACCAGTTCCCCGGTCTTTGTGAATCCGCGCTATCCATTCCAGGGTGGGTACACACCAGCCTGGCAGGTCTCAGGTGGCGCAACCTGGAGCCTCACGCCAAATCTGATTGTGAGTGCCCGTGCTGGTCACAACTACTTCAACAACAAGGGCGGATCATATGACATTCTGCCAAATACGCCGTTGGTGATCATCAGCTCACCCTGTACTCAGCCGGAATGCGCCGGGGATACCCGTGTGACGGGGCGTCCAGTCGTAGATACCAACAGTCTGACCGAGTTTGACATCATCCGACGCACCAACTTCTATGGCGATGCGACGTGGGTCAAATCATTTGGTGGTCAACAGCACATCATCAAGGGTGGCTATCAAATCAACCGGCTTAGCAACAATGTTGAATTTAGTGCTTCGGGTGGTGTTTTCCGATATGTCTTTGATCGGACGTTTGCTCGCAAACGAGGAAAATACGGGTATTACATTGTGGATGAATTTGCGACCACGGGGAATGTGAGCAGCAGCAATCAGGGAATCTTCATTCAGGATACCTGGCAGGCACACAAAAATCTGACACTCAACCTGGGGATCCGATTTGAAAACGAATTCCTGCCGTCATTCCCGATCCGCACGGATTTCCACCCGGATATTCCGCCGGATATTGCGCAAGGCACCAGCACCCGTCCGATTGATTTTGGCTGGGGCGACAAGATTGCACCGCGTATCGGCGCGGCGTGGGATGTGCTGGGTGATGGAACGGTCAAGGTTTCCGGAAGCTTCAGCATTTTCTACGACACGATGAAGTATGAACTGCCACGGAGTTCATTTGGTGGTGATAAATTCCTGCGTACCTATCGCAAGCTGGAACAGGCCGACTATCGGGGGATCACGCTGACCAACCAGCCCGGTGATGTCATCCTTGGGCCGATTGACCTGCGCTTCCCGTCAAACGTCACGCTGCCCGGTTCACGCCCAACGATTGATCCAGACCTTAAACCGTTCAAAATGCGTGAGTTCTCGTTTGCCGTGGACTACAACTTCTCGAAAGACTGGCTCTTTAGCGCTCGCTTTACTCGCAAGGATGTGCTGCGGGCGATTGAAGACGTCGGCGGTCTCGATGCCCAGGGCAATGAAGTTTACACGATTGGCAACCCAGGCTTTGGAGCGACAGTTGATTTCTTTGATCCGCCAACCCCGAAAGCCGTGCGTGAATACACCGGTCTTGAACTGCGCCTTGACAAGCGATTCTCGAAAAACTGGTATGCCAACTTCTCATACATCTACAGCAAGTTGTATGGAAACTACTCCGGTCTGGCCAGTTCAGATGAAGTTTTCAACGGGTTTGGTCGAACCAGCCCGAACGTCAACCGAAACTTTGACCTCCCGGCGTTGAACTTTGACGCCAATGGCGATCCAATTTTGGGCCGATTGGCGACCGACCGACCGCACACGTTCAAGACCTTTGCCGCCTATCGCTTTGACTACAAAGGTTTTGGAAAGAACATGTCCACTGAAATCGGCGGTTCGCAGTTCATTTACCAGGGCACACCAGTCACAACCCTGGTTTCAGCCACCGTGGAAGGTTCCACTGACCTCCCCTTGTTTGCCTTTGGTCGTGGTGATGCTGGCCGAACCGAAGTCTTCACCCAGACCGATCTGGTGGTGTCACACTTCATCAACGTGAGCGAACGTGTGCGCTTTAAGTTTTCGTTCAACGTGTTCAATTTGTTTGATGAACGCAATGTGATTGACCCGTTCGTGGAGATTTTAGGACCCGGCCAGAATGTCAATTTCAGAACCCTGGCCGAATATCTGTCAGCCACCCCGGATGGTGTGAGACAGCGCATCAGTTCACAGAATCTGGTGCTTGATCCGCGCTACAACCAGGCTGTTGGCTTCCAGAATCCACGTGAAGCCCGTATTTCCTTCGGAATTCAGTTTTAA
- a CDS encoding response regulator, with translation MSLCSSSFFLRRMIHRYSILGLVLLILILGWVQPGFALDPTKMLAQYGYDEWQDGLPQNTVHTVVQTQDGYLWLGTYEGLVRFDGAQFKVFDRSTVPQIKNNSIWVVRESPDGTLWIGTLGGGLLSYRNHQFVGYDIAQGLLSSFVYALCPGRDGGLWIGTNQGLCKLYQGQFKSYPEHKELAGKLIRSLYEDQAGRLWVGTDTQGLICLEADRTTIYSSASGFPNNSIYAVLEDPQGGLWIGTNGGGLCFLHEGRWTAYTTRDGLPDNLIRSLYQDRHGAVWIGTLGNGVCRFSNGRIETYTGSSSLALDQVRTICEDREGNLWLGTNNGLKRLRDGKFITYTTYQGLSNNSAKTILEDRSGRIWIGTDGGGLSYLSGGKFYTYTTKDGLPNNFIRSLVEDQQGTLWIGTNGAGLCSLVNGKFRTYTTQDGLSNNIINALYCDRQGTLWVGTIGGGVNAFRDGKFTAYTTENGLSDNLIRAITEDHHGTIWVGTVNGGINLLRTGGISHITTQEGLSSNNIFSLYEDAQGVMWVCASDNLSRITGGKITNLSPADGLFEGNKFHILEDDQQRFWISSNKGIFCLSKTDLNEALNRTRTSLSWDAYGKADGMESSQCNGASQPAGWKSRDGKLWFPTIKGLVEINPTRIQRNTITPPVVIEQLQFGTGQLPLNASPELSWDKETLEIRYAGLSFLAPERVRFRFRLTGYNPNWIEAGTRRVAYYTSLPPGNYTFQVIACNNDGVWNTEGATYRFVVKTPLSQTWWAYLIYATGLFVIGYFVVRYRTVQLQRSNELLESRIRARTRELAELVEHFKTAEQTALALRDKAMTSEVKALEASRAKSMFLATMSHEIRTPMNGIIGMSYLLLDSRLTKEQQEQAETIQNSANSLLTILNDILDFSKIEAGKLEFEVIEFDLRKLVKDVTELLGKLATDKGLTVTTTIAPDVPAQCSGAPTRIRQVLTNLLGNAVKFTEQGTVSLNVKVVERDSVQTTLRFEITDTGIGIDPAIQRHIFDPFSQADESMTRRFGGTGLGLAICKQLVDMMGGEIGVESALGQGACFWFTVRLASHSVQENHHPLSAPSTDHTQPPLPTQPATSKNLPLEQPVLLVEDNIVNQKVVCRQLEKLGLKVTIANNGKEAVEATRHTAFALILMDCHMPEMDGFEATAKIRQQEGPDRHIPIIALTAGALQTDADKCYQAGMDDFLAKPFKPEELRHLLQRWLNPLECGGLTPL, from the coding sequence ATGTCGCTTTGTAGCTCATCCTTTTTTCTCCGGCGAATGATCCACCGATACAGCATACTTGGGCTGGTCCTCCTGATATTGATATTGGGATGGGTGCAACCAGGGTTCGCGCTTGACCCAACCAAAATGCTGGCCCAGTACGGTTATGATGAATGGCAAGACGGTTTGCCGCAAAACACGGTTCATACCGTCGTGCAAACCCAGGATGGGTATCTATGGCTCGGCACCTATGAAGGACTGGTCCGGTTTGATGGGGCGCAGTTCAAAGTTTTTGACCGGAGCACTGTACCGCAAATCAAAAACAACAGCATTTGGGTGGTGCGTGAAAGCCCCGATGGAACGTTGTGGATTGGCACTTTAGGCGGTGGACTGCTGAGCTATCGCAATCATCAATTCGTGGGGTATGACATTGCTCAAGGGTTGCTCAGCAGTTTTGTCTATGCCCTCTGCCCAGGTCGTGATGGCGGGCTCTGGATTGGGACCAACCAGGGTCTGTGCAAGTTGTACCAGGGTCAGTTCAAGTCATATCCAGAACACAAAGAACTCGCCGGAAAACTGATTCGCTCGCTCTATGAAGACCAGGCTGGACGACTCTGGGTGGGCACCGATACCCAGGGGTTGATCTGCCTGGAGGCTGATCGAACCACAATATATTCAAGTGCTTCCGGCTTTCCAAATAATAGTATTTATGCCGTTCTGGAAGACCCCCAGGGCGGTCTATGGATTGGAACCAATGGTGGCGGACTCTGCTTTCTGCATGAAGGTCGCTGGACCGCCTACACCACTCGTGATGGCTTACCTGACAATTTGATTCGGTCACTCTATCAGGATCGCCACGGCGCCGTTTGGATCGGAACACTTGGGAATGGCGTTTGTCGTTTTTCTAACGGTCGGATTGAGACCTATACCGGATCGAGCTCACTGGCTCTGGATCAAGTCCGGACCATTTGTGAAGATCGCGAAGGGAACCTCTGGCTTGGAACCAATAATGGGCTGAAGCGGTTACGGGATGGGAAATTTATTACCTATACAACCTACCAGGGTCTGTCCAACAATTCAGCCAAAACCATTTTGGAAGATCGCTCCGGTCGAATCTGGATTGGTACGGATGGCGGCGGACTCAGTTATTTGAGCGGTGGAAAATTTTACACCTACACGACCAAAGACGGCCTGCCAAACAACTTCATCCGAAGCCTGGTCGAGGACCAGCAGGGAACGTTGTGGATCGGAACCAACGGCGCCGGGCTCTGTTCGCTCGTCAATGGCAAATTCCGGACCTATACCACTCAAGATGGGCTGTCCAACAACATCATCAATGCCCTGTATTGTGACCGCCAGGGAACACTTTGGGTTGGAACCATTGGCGGCGGAGTCAATGCCTTTCGAGATGGCAAATTCACGGCCTATACCACCGAAAATGGTCTGAGCGACAATCTGATTCGGGCCATTACCGAAGATCATCACGGAACAATTTGGGTTGGGACGGTCAACGGTGGCATTAACCTGCTGCGCACCGGCGGTATCTCCCATATCACGACCCAGGAAGGACTCAGCAGCAATAATATTTTTTCACTCTATGAAGATGCGCAGGGAGTAATGTGGGTCTGTGCCAGTGACAATCTTTCCCGGATCACAGGTGGAAAAATAACCAATCTTTCCCCAGCCGACGGTTTGTTTGAAGGAAACAAGTTTCATATTTTGGAAGACGATCAGCAGCGATTCTGGATCAGTTCGAACAAAGGAATTTTTTGTCTTTCCAAGACTGACTTGAACGAGGCCCTCAACCGTACCCGCACGTCACTTTCCTGGGACGCCTATGGCAAAGCGGATGGGATGGAATCCAGCCAATGTAATGGGGCCTCGCAACCAGCCGGCTGGAAAAGTCGGGATGGCAAGCTCTGGTTTCCCACGATCAAGGGTTTGGTTGAAATCAATCCGACTCGCATCCAACGCAATACCATCACGCCACCAGTGGTGATCGAACAGCTTCAGTTTGGTACTGGTCAACTGCCGCTCAACGCCTCACCGGAACTCTCCTGGGACAAAGAAACACTTGAAATTCGCTATGCCGGTCTTAGCTTTTTGGCCCCAGAGCGGGTCCGGTTTCGCTTTCGGCTTACAGGGTATAACCCAAACTGGATCGAAGCCGGCACCCGGCGGGTGGCCTATTACACCAGCCTGCCGCCCGGAAACTATACATTCCAGGTCATTGCCTGCAATAACGATGGGGTATGGAATACTGAAGGCGCCACCTATCGGTTTGTTGTCAAAACCCCACTTTCTCAAACCTGGTGGGCCTACCTGATCTATGCTACGGGATTGTTTGTGATTGGATATTTTGTCGTCAGGTATCGCACGGTTCAGCTCCAGCGCAGCAATGAATTGCTTGAAAGTCGGATCCGAGCCCGAACCCGTGAACTGGCCGAACTGGTCGAACATTTTAAAACCGCTGAACAAACCGCCCTGGCCTTGCGCGATAAAGCCATGACGTCTGAAGTAAAAGCACTCGAAGCCAGCCGGGCCAAAAGTATGTTCCTGGCCACCATGAGCCACGAAATCCGCACCCCCATGAATGGCATTATCGGCATGTCGTATCTGTTGCTTGATTCCAGGTTGACCAAAGAACAACAAGAGCAGGCCGAAACGATTCAAAATTCAGCCAATTCCCTGCTGACGATCCTCAATGACATTCTGGATTTTTCTAAAATCGAGGCTGGCAAGCTGGAATTTGAAGTGATTGAATTTGACCTGCGCAAACTGGTCAAGGATGTAACGGAACTTCTGGGAAAACTCGCCACCGATAAAGGTCTCACTGTAACCACCACCATTGCCCCGGATGTTCCAGCCCAGTGTAGCGGAGCACCAACCCGGATTCGCCAGGTTCTGACCAATCTGCTTGGCAATGCGGTGAAATTCACTGAACAGGGCACGGTGTCGCTCAACGTGAAGGTGGTTGAAAGAGATTCGGTTCAAACCACGCTCCGATTTGAAATTACGGATACCGGAATCGGGATTGACCCGGCAATTCAGCGCCACATTTTTGATCCTTTTTCGCAAGCGGACGAATCCATGACTCGTCGGTTTGGCGGTACGGGCCTGGGGCTGGCGATTTGCAAGCAACTGGTGGACATGATGGGCGGTGAAATCGGAGTTGAAAGCGCGCTTGGGCAAGGTGCCTGTTTCTGGTTTACAGTTCGACTGGCTTCACATTCAGTTCAAGAAAATCACCATCCGTTGAGTGCGCCCTCAACCGATCACACTCAACCCCCTCTGCCAACCCAACCGGCAACTTCAAAAAACCTTCCTTTGGAACAACCTGTCTTGCTGGTCGAAGATAACATCGTGAATCAAAAAGTCGTGTGCCGGCAACTTGAAAAACTTGGACTGAAAGTCACCATCGCCAATAATGGTAAGGAAGCGGTTGAAGCCACACGCCATACGGCATTTGCCTTAATCCTGATGGATTGCCATATGCCTGAAATGGACGGCTTTGAAGCCACCGCCAAAATCCGCCAGCAGGAAGGCCCTGACCGCCATATACCGATCATTGCCCTGACCGCCGGCGCGTTGCAGACCGATGCCGACAAATGTTATCAGGCCGGAATGGATGACTTTCTGGCCAAACCCTTTAAACCCGAAGAATTGCGCCACCTTCTTCAGCGCTGGCTGAACCCTTTGGAGTGCGGCGGTTTGACGCCGCTTTAG